TTCGTCACCGCCTCGGGCGTTGCGACACGTTCAGGCTTCTTTACCGCCTCGGGCGCGGCAACATGTTCGGGTTTTTTCACCGCCTCGGGCGTGGCAACACGCTTGGGCTTGGCCGCCGCCTCGGGTGCCGTGCCACGCTCTGGCGTCAGCACCGGGTCGGGCACGGTGCTGGACGTGGCCGCCTCGGCTTCGGGTTCGACCGGCGGGATGAGATCACCCGCCGCCGACGGGGCGGCCGGCCTGGCGGGATTTTTCCCGGCCAGGGGCGCGTTCGGATTCCAGTCCTTGTTTTTCCGGGCTTCGGCGGCATCGCTGTCCGGGCTGTGCGTCGGACTCTTGTTCATGAAGGGCACCGGCACCTTGGTGACGTACACCGCCACGGTGAGCGCAATGCCCAGGCCGAGCAGCGCGCCAATAACCAGACCCAGCAGGGTTCCACCACGTTGCTTTTTCATACCGTTTTCCGATGACTTAGCCGTTACTTGCATTGACTGAAATTTGAATGGCTGCCGGGGTTTGCCAGCAGCCTGGTTACATCTTGCGCGGCGCACTGACGCCCAGCACCGCGAGGCCATTGTGCAACACCTGCGCGGTGGCCGCGACCAGCGCCAGGCGCGCGAGTTTGACTGCCTCGTCATCGACCAGGATGCGCTCCGCGTCGTAGTAGCTGTGGTAGCAGGCGGCCAGCTCGCGCAGGTAAAACGCCACGTCGTGCGGCGCAAAACCGGCGGCCGCATGGCTGAGCATGTCGGTGTACTTGGCCAGCAGCAGCATCAGCGCCTGCGCCTGCGGGCTGGCCAGCGGCGACAGGTCGACATGCCCGAGCTGGCTTTCATCGCCGCCCCAGGCGGTCAGGATGGAGCAAATGCGCGCATGCGCGTACTGCACGTAGTACACCGGGTTTTCGTTGTTCTTGGCCAAGGCCAGGTCGATGTCGAAGATGTATTCGGTGTCGGGCTTGCGGCTGAGCAAAAAGAAGCGCACCGCGTCGGCACTGGTCCATTCGATCAGGTCGCGCAGCGTGACGTAGCTGCCAGCGCGCTTGGAAATCTTGACTTCCTCGCCGTTGCGCACGACGCGCACCATGGTGTGCAGCACGTAGTCGGGGTAGCCTTGCGCAATGCCGGCATTGGCCGCCTGCAGGCCGGCGCGCACCCGGGCGATGGTGCCGTGGTGGTCCATGCCCTGGATGTTGACCGCCTTGGTAAAGCCGCGCTCCCACTTGGCCAGGTGGTAGGCCACGTCGGGAACGAAGTAGGTGAACGTGCCGTCGCTCTTTTTCATGACGCGGTCTTTGTCGTCGCCGTAGTCGGTCGATTTGAGCCAGAGCGCGCCGTCCTGCTCGTAGGTCTTGCCGGCGTCTTTTAGCCGCTGCACCGTGGACTCGACGCGGCCCGAACTGTACAGGCTCGATTCGAGGTAGTAGTTGTCAAAGCGCACCGAAAAGGCCCGCAGGTCCAGGTCCTGCTCGTGGCGCAAATAGGCCACGGCGAACTGGCGGATGGCTTCCATGTCTTCGACATCGCCCGAGGCGGTGAATTCACGGTCGTCGGACCTGACGGTCTTTTTGGCCAGAAAATCGCGGGCAATGTCGTCGATGTAGTCGCCGTTGTAGGCCGGCTCGGGCCAACTGGCGTCGCCCGGCTTCAGGCCCTTGGCGCGCGCCTGCGTGCTGGTGGCCAGGGTGTGGATCTGCACGCCGGCATCGTTGTAGTAGAACTCGCGCCAGACCTGCGCGCCCTGCGTGGCGTGGAGGTTGCAGATCGCGTCCCCCAGCGCCGCCTGCCGGCCATGGCCGACATGCAGCGGGCCGGTCGGGTTGGCAGAGACGAACTCGACGATCATCTTGCGGTCGTGGTCGGTGGCTTGCGTGCCGTAGCGGCTTGCGGCCTGCAGCACTTCGCGAACGGTTTCCTGCTTGGCGGCGGGCTTCAGGCGGATGTTGATGAAGCCCGGGCCGGCGATTTCAACCGCCTCGACCCAGCGCTCGAAGGCTGGCGCCAGCAGCAGCCGGGCGCGCAGGCTTTCGGCCGTCTGGCGCGGGTTTTGTTTGAGC
This DNA window, taken from Polaromonas hydrogenivorans, encodes the following:
- a CDS encoding SPOR domain-containing protein → MKKQRGGTLLGLVIGALLGLGIALTVAVYVTKVPVPFMNKSPTHSPDSDAAEARKNKDWNPNAPLAGKNPARPAAPSAAGDLIPPVEPEAEAATSSTVPDPVLTPERGTAPEAAAKPKRVATPEAVKKPEHVAAPEAVKKPERVATPEAVTKPEAVTKPERVVKTPKPATPVEAPVAAPAVPAPAPAIVAKPARPPSADPLGDLVKSRSEAAPAAASGSDPFNYFIQAGAYRTPEDAEQQRARLLLLGMQAKVTEREQAGRTVYRVRVGPFDKKDDADKVKDKLDNSSIETALVRVQR
- the argS gene encoding arginine--tRNA ligase, with the translated sequence MLSIKKDLLSALAIALEQLSPGAGDKAAFESPKVAAHGDFACTAAMQLAKPLKQNPRQTAESLRARLLLAPAFERWVEAVEIAGPGFINIRLKPAAKQETVREVLQAASRYGTQATDHDRKMIVEFVSANPTGPLHVGHGRQAALGDAICNLHATQGAQVWREFYYNDAGVQIHTLATSTQARAKGLKPGDASWPEPAYNGDYIDDIARDFLAKKTVRSDDREFTASGDVEDMEAIRQFAVAYLRHEQDLDLRAFSVRFDNYYLESSLYSSGRVESTVQRLKDAGKTYEQDGALWLKSTDYGDDKDRVMKKSDGTFTYFVPDVAYHLAKWERGFTKAVNIQGMDHHGTIARVRAGLQAANAGIAQGYPDYVLHTMVRVVRNGEEVKISKRAGSYVTLRDLIEWTSADAVRFFLLSRKPDTEYIFDIDLALAKNNENPVYYVQYAHARICSILTAWGGDESQLGHVDLSPLASPQAQALMLLLAKYTDMLSHAAAGFAPHDVAFYLRELAACYHSYYDAERILVDDEAVKLARLALVAATAQVLHNGLAVLGVSAPRKM